A window from Planktothrix sp. FACHB-1365 encodes these proteins:
- a CDS encoding endonuclease/exonuclease/phosphatase family protein has product MKILTFNIRYDKPDLGNNDWKFRRHAIAKLIQNHNPDIIATQEGKAHQLLDLHRLLPNYQSIGTDQIGNGTGEYCAIFYQSQRFYCVNSHDIWLSKTPNLVGSISPEWGNKTPKLISWGVFISRETQQQITIFNTHLDYYSELSRKLSIPLIQHYLSQVNPEQSLLMLTGDFNAQPDSPERQALLKPFANNIKLLDSLSDIPLAAQQTFHDFKGKAIAAVDTIYYDDRIQLKSIIIDQNQIEGIWPSDHFPVIAEFNLP; this is encoded by the coding sequence ATGAAAATTCTCACTTTTAATATTCGTTATGATAAACCCGATCTGGGTAATAATGACTGGAAATTTCGTCGTCATGCGATCGCAAAACTAATTCAAAACCATAACCCAGATATCATTGCAACTCAGGAAGGAAAAGCGCATCAACTCCTAGATTTACATCGATTATTACCCAATTATCAAAGTATTGGAACCGATCAAATCGGTAATGGAACCGGAGAATATTGTGCAATTTTTTATCAGTCCCAACGGTTTTATTGTGTCAACTCCCATGATATTTGGTTAAGTAAAACCCCGAATTTAGTCGGAAGTATCAGTCCAGAATGGGGAAATAAAACCCCTAAACTGATAAGTTGGGGAGTTTTTATCTCCAGGGAAACCCAACAACAAATCACAATTTTTAATACCCATTTAGACTATTACAGCGAACTATCTCGAAAATTGAGTATTCCCTTAATTCAACACTATTTGAGTCAAGTTAATCCTGAACAGTCTTTATTAATGCTCACGGGAGATTTTAATGCTCAACCTGATAGCCCAGAACGCCAAGCTTTATTAAAACCTTTTGCTAATAATATTAAATTGTTAGATAGTTTATCAGATATACCCTTAGCTGCTCAACAAACCTTTCATGATTTTAAAGGAAAAGCGATCGCGGCCGTCGATACAATTTATTATGATGATCGAATACAATTAAAATCCATTATTATCGATCAAAATCAAATCGAAGGAATTTGGCCGTCGGATCATTTTCCGGTTATTGCAGAATTTAATTTACCTTAA
- the cobJ gene encoding precorrin-3B C(17)-methyltransferase: MSFSQFQSFQPIAAIATTPQAVQQLQPLCQGLNAILWIPNTLHPLPGTQVYSGSLSEHLATLWSSHRGFIFGLAAGAVVRLITPLLQHKSSDPAVVVLDQTGKFVISLCSGHQGGADQLTRLVARQLNATPIITGATNALGLPALDLLGLPFGWRRGPGDWTEVSAAIARGEQVNVLQEAGSTLWQTTLPPDHPFDFTPNSEAKFHICISSQRRVSNTTQVQWFPRVLWVGVGCERNTPRALIEKAIEQALQQYNLAEEAIAGIATLDIKGDELGLVELCQAKHWPLRTFPPEVLRQMDVPNPSEIVEAEVGTPSVAEAAALQAAGVKTLFVSKQIYREPLPTASTSNRIGQAVTVAIAQAEQEYTGRTGHLFLVGTGPGELDQITPAAQTAIVQADVVIGYSLYLDLIRPLLRPGQMVESYPITQERQRGERAIDLAQWGLTVAVVSSGDCGIYGMAGLVFEQLRARGWDGKTPAVQVFPGISALQAAASRVGAPLMHDFCAISLSDLLTPWEVIQNRLKAAAEADFVCILYNPRSRTRTEQLHTAKRIFLDARSGNTPVAMVRSAYRCDQEITITTLEQFNPDAVDMLTTVIIGNQSTDIYENWMITPRGYLGQ; the protein is encoded by the coding sequence ATGAGTTTTTCCCAATTTCAATCGTTTCAACCCATTGCTGCTATTGCCACCACCCCCCAGGCTGTACAACAACTTCAACCCCTTTGTCAAGGTTTAAATGCCATTTTGTGGATACCCAACACACTCCACCCCTTACCTGGAACACAAGTCTATTCCGGCTCTCTATCGGAACACCTAGCAACGCTTTGGTCAAGTCACCGAGGGTTTATTTTTGGTTTAGCTGCTGGTGCTGTGGTGCGATTAATCACTCCTTTATTACAGCATAAATCCAGTGATCCTGCGGTTGTAGTGCTGGATCAAACTGGGAAATTTGTCATCAGTCTCTGTAGTGGACATCAAGGCGGCGCTGATCAACTGACTCGTTTAGTAGCTCGACAATTGAACGCCACACCTATTATTACAGGGGCGACTAACGCTTTAGGATTACCGGCACTGGATCTGTTAGGGCTTCCCTTTGGTTGGCGACGGGGGCCAGGAGATTGGACGGAGGTGAGTGCAGCCATCGCCAGAGGAGAACAAGTTAACGTGCTTCAGGAGGCGGGTTCAACGCTATGGCAAACAACGTTACCCCCTGATCATCCGTTTGATTTTACCCCGAATTCAGAGGCGAAATTTCACATCTGTATTAGTTCTCAACGTCGAGTATCCAATACAACTCAAGTTCAGTGGTTTCCCAGAGTCTTATGGGTGGGTGTAGGCTGTGAACGCAATACCCCTAGAGCCTTGATTGAAAAAGCTATTGAGCAGGCTTTACAACAGTATAATTTAGCGGAAGAAGCGATCGCAGGAATCGCCACTCTGGATATTAAAGGAGATGAACTGGGGTTAGTGGAATTGTGCCAAGCCAAGCATTGGCCGTTACGCACCTTTCCCCCGGAAGTTTTACGCCAGATGGATGTTCCTAACCCCTCTGAAATTGTTGAAGCCGAAGTGGGAACTCCCAGTGTGGCCGAAGCCGCCGCGTTACAAGCCGCTGGGGTAAAAACCTTATTTGTTTCTAAGCAAATTTACCGAGAGCCTTTACCAACCGCTTCAACCTCCAACCGTATTGGACAGGCGGTAACGGTGGCCATTGCCCAAGCTGAACAGGAATATACCGGACGCACAGGACATTTGTTTTTAGTGGGAACTGGCCCAGGGGAACTGGATCAAATCACCCCGGCGGCGCAAACGGCCATTGTCCAGGCGGATGTGGTGATTGGCTATTCCTTGTATTTGGACTTAATTCGGCCGTTATTGCGTCCCGGTCAGATGGTTGAATCCTATCCCATTACTCAAGAACGTCAACGGGGAGAACGAGCGATTGATTTGGCCCAATGGGGGTTAACGGTAGCGGTGGTATCGTCGGGGGACTGTGGTATTTATGGCATGGCGGGGTTAGTGTTTGAACAGTTACGCGCTAGGGGTTGGGATGGCAAAACTCCGGCTGTGCAGGTTTTTCCAGGGATTAGTGCGTTACAGGCGGCAGCAAGTCGGGTAGGAGCACCCTTAATGCACGATTTCTGCGCGATTAGTTTGAGTGATTTATTAACACCTTGGGAGGTGATTCAAAACCGATTAAAAGCGGCAGCCGAGGCGGATTTTGTTTGTATTTTATATAATCCGCGATCGCGCACTCGTACAGAGCAATTACACACTGCTAAACGTATTTTTTTAGACGCTCGTTCTGGCAATACTCCCGTAGCAATGGTTCGTTCTGCCTATCGTTGTGATCAGGAAATTACTATAACTACTTTAGAACAGTTTAATCCTGATGCGGTGGATATGTTAACAACCGTAATTATCGGTAATCAAAGTACAGATATTTATGAAAATTGGATGATTACACCGAGGGGATATTTAGGACAATAA
- a CDS encoding tetratricopeptide repeat-containing serine protease family protein, which produces MGLGLFSSDSFLYLLTGTVAAIVVSQSTIVMAKTAQQVAEIAEPITVQINSQLGDGSGVIIAKNGKIYTVLTVNHVVEDPNVQYSVRTSDGKNHPSQKIIRLQNDDQEPDLAIIQFESSQQYPVATLGNSEQAVIGAQIYVYGYPATGGLTGVEREPELSPGLVTSRPKNRPEGYNLRYQAVTWSGMSGGPVFDSEARVVGLHGQGEFGFAQTSSGDVAPIKTGFNAAIPINLFMAKLLETGLKSSDLVIDEKLPEVNPLSWDHPQSYQAFYFQGLTLLDQGETWDAIDSFNQAIELNPNTPEAYFNRGIARTLLATRIIEPTRAPNPIEDYTEAIRLNPGFADAYYNRALAYLQLNNKEKAIADFQKAAELYDKLGRKASYEDALQRLKELR; this is translated from the coding sequence ATGGGTTTAGGGTTATTTTCGTCTGATTCCTTTCTTTATCTGCTGACGGGAACGGTGGCTGCAATAGTTGTCAGTCAATCAACGATTGTGATGGCAAAAACAGCACAACAGGTTGCAGAAATTGCCGAACCGATTACCGTGCAGATTAATAGTCAATTAGGGGATGGTTCTGGGGTGATTATTGCTAAAAATGGTAAGATTTACACGGTGTTGACTGTTAATCATGTTGTTGAAGATCCAAATGTTCAATATAGTGTGCGAACTTCTGATGGAAAAAATCATCCGAGTCAGAAGATTATTCGTTTACAAAATGATGATCAAGAACCCGATTTAGCGATTATTCAATTTGAGAGTTCTCAACAGTATCCGGTGGCAACATTAGGGAATTCTGAACAAGCCGTAATTGGCGCTCAAATTTATGTTTATGGATATCCAGCAACGGGGGGATTAACGGGTGTTGAACGAGAACCGGAATTATCCCCTGGATTAGTGACAAGTCGCCCGAAAAATCGTCCAGAAGGCTATAATTTACGCTATCAAGCGGTGACTTGGAGTGGCATGAGTGGGGGGCCGGTTTTTGATTCAGAAGCCCGTGTGGTGGGGTTACATGGACAGGGAGAATTTGGTTTTGCTCAAACCAGTTCTGGGGATGTGGCTCCGATTAAAACAGGATTTAATGCGGCGATTCCGATTAATTTATTTATGGCAAAATTATTAGAAACAGGGTTAAAATCATCAGATTTAGTCATTGATGAAAAACTGCCAGAAGTTAATCCGCTTTCCTGGGATCATCCCCAAAGTTATCAAGCGTTTTATTTTCAAGGATTAACCTTATTAGATCAAGGGGAAACTTGGGATGCAATTGATTCTTTTAATCAAGCGATTGAATTAAACCCGAATACTCCAGAAGCTTATTTTAATCGAGGCATTGCCCGCACTCTTTTAGCGACTCGAATTATTGAACCGACTCGCGCTCCTAATCCGATAGAAGATTACACCGAAGCGATTCGTTTAAATCCGGGTTTTGCTGATGCTTATTATAATCGAGCTTTAGCTTATTTGCAATTAAATAATAAAGAAAAAGCGATCGCTGATTTCCAAAAAGCTGCTGAACTTTATGATAAATTAGGTCGAAAAGCTTCTTATGAAGATGCGTTACAGCGTCTTAAAGAGTTACGATAG
- a CDS encoding saccharopine dehydrogenase family protein, which yields MNKRVLILGGRGRIGNSVAEDLAQHTAAEITITGRKLTGNRAINPRFQVLELDLADQQKLETAIANSDLVIHCAGPFHYRDTKVLQACIQQNVNYIDVSDNRGFTSRILEHSEAAKKAGITAIINTGIFPGISNSMVRQGVEQFDQVEKIHLSYVVGGSGGAGITVMRTTFIGLQRPFEVWINGQWQTIKPYSEREIIEFPTPYGKTGVYWFDMPECFTLVDSFPAKTVITKFGTVPDFYNYLTWSVAHWWPASWLQNPAVIEFLSQVSYRMTNVTDIWSGIGVAVRSCVTGIKQGKTVDFCSTIVHENTATIAGIGTGTIAELCLNGELQKPGVWPVEQVLSTPLFEAAMNNRGINIQTS from the coding sequence ATGAACAAGCGAGTTTTAATTCTAGGAGGTCGAGGACGGATTGGCAACAGTGTTGCTGAGGATTTAGCTCAACATACTGCTGCTGAAATTACCATTACTGGACGGAAACTGACGGGAAATAGAGCGATTAATCCTCGGTTTCAGGTGTTAGAATTAGATTTAGCCGATCAACAGAAATTAGAAACTGCGATCGCAAATTCCGATTTAGTCATCCACTGTGCGGGGCCATTTCATTATCGAGATACAAAGGTTTTGCAAGCTTGTATTCAACAGAATGTTAATTATATTGATGTGAGCGATAATCGCGGCTTTACAAGTCGGATTTTAGAGCATTCAGAAGCGGCTAAAAAAGCTGGAATTACCGCGATTATTAATACAGGTATTTTTCCCGGTATTTCTAATAGCATGGTGCGTCAAGGCGTGGAACAATTTGATCAAGTTGAAAAAATCCATTTGAGTTATGTCGTTGGGGGGTCTGGTGGTGCGGGAATCACCGTCATGCGAACCACATTTATCGGGTTACAACGTCCGTTTGAGGTGTGGATAAACGGACAATGGCAAACGATTAAACCCTATAGTGAACGAGAAATCATTGAATTTCCTACCCCCTACGGAAAAACAGGAGTCTATTGGTTTGATATGCCCGAATGTTTCACTTTAGTAGACTCTTTTCCAGCTAAAACAGTTATCACAAAATTCGGTACAGTTCCCGATTTTTATAATTATTTAACCTGGAGTGTTGCCCATTGGTGGCCCGCCAGTTGGTTACAAAATCCGGCTGTGATTGAATTTCTCTCCCAAGTCAGTTATCGCATGACCAATGTTACGGATATTTGGAGTGGAATTGGGGTCGCTGTTCGCTCTTGTGTCACCGGAATTAAACAGGGGAAAACCGTTGATTTTTGTTCTACAATTGTTCATGAAAATACTGCTACAATTGCCGGAATAGGAACCGGAACAATTGCGGAATTGTGCTTAAACGGAGAACTGCAAAAACCCGGTGTTTGGCCCGTTGAACAAGTGCTTTCAACTCCCTTATTTGAAGCCGCCATGAACAACCGAGGCATTAACATTCAAACCTCGTAG
- a CDS encoding cyclic nucleotide-binding domain-containing protein has translation MDQKTELLLKLDIFREFYTEEVELISEYFSIHKFFDLQVILPQTGQDSSFGIILSGEVSVMGDQMENTSRTPGDILGEMAFIQGRRSDFIAASDGAIAIMTFDDIEKLKLKQPYVAVKLISLVTRNLVNKLRKNPPENTTEIIVLLADNHLFSDLINLVKDHLHIIEKFSIITSDKFKKFLEDTTNLTVSEVIESHYLILGETAIGSRILLDQVKAIVYLRDPTTSESNPPAIEALSRLCDLQQVLFATNLLTANAVFQYLE, from the coding sequence ATGGATCAGAAAACGGAATTATTATTAAAGTTAGATATTTTTAGAGAATTTTATACAGAAGAAGTCGAACTGATTAGTGAGTATTTTTCGATTCACAAGTTCTTTGATTTACAAGTAATTCTGCCCCAAACAGGTCAGGATTCCTCCTTTGGAATTATTCTATCTGGGGAAGTCAGCGTTATGGGAGATCAGATGGAAAATACCAGCCGCACCCCAGGAGATATTTTAGGGGAAATGGCATTTATCCAAGGCCGTCGATCAGATTTTATTGCGGCCAGTGATGGAGCGATCGCGATTATGACTTTTGATGATATTGAAAAGTTAAAATTAAAACAACCCTATGTCGCCGTTAAATTAATCAGTTTGGTCACTCGGAATCTGGTGAATAAATTACGAAAAAATCCCCCCGAAAATACAACGGAAATCATAGTATTATTGGCGGATAATCATTTATTTTCCGATTTGATTAATTTAGTCAAGGATCATCTTCATATTATTGAAAAATTCTCGATTATTACCTCTGATAAATTCAAGAAATTTTTAGAGGATACAACAAATTTAACCGTTAGCGAAGTCATTGAATCTCATTATTTAATTCTAGGAGAAACAGCCATTGGTTCCCGAATTTTATTAGATCAGGTTAAAGCGATTGTGTATCTACGAGATCCGACAACAAGCGAATCTAATCCCCCAGCTATTGAAGCTTTATCGAGGTTGTGTGACTTGCAGCAAGTTTTGTTTGCTACCAATTTATTAACAGCTAATGCAGTTTTTCAATATTTAGAATAA